From a region of the Triticum aestivum cultivar Chinese Spring chromosome 7D, IWGSC CS RefSeq v2.1, whole genome shotgun sequence genome:
- the LOC123164757 gene encoding benzyl alcohol O-benzoyltransferase-like: MSRSSRFELVAAFWLARTAALGYGADEEVWLSFIVNARGRRDVPLLEGFYGNAFAYSVAATTAGELCAGGLGYALELVKKAKSAVTYDYLLSVADLMVLRGRPLFTLSRAYIVSDVSHTGFKSVDFGWGEAVYGGPAKGGEGLIPAVTNYFSRSKNGKGEEGTVVPISLPKDAMDKFQLEVEGLTAEI; the protein is encoded by the coding sequence ATGAGCCGGAGCTCCCGGTTCGAGCTCGTGGCGGCGTTCTGGCTGGCCCGCACGGCGGCGCTCGGGTACGGCGCCGACGAGGAAGTGTGGCTGTCCTTCATCGTGAACGCGCGCGGCCGCCGCGATGTGCCGCTTCTGGAGGGCTTCTACGGGAACGCGTTCGCCTACTCCGTGGCGGCGACCACGGCCGGGGAGCTGTGCGCGGGTGGGCTGGGCTACGCGCTGGAGCTGGTGAAGAAGGCCAAGTCGGCCGTGACGTACGACTACCTGTTGTCGGTGGCGGACCTGATGGTGCTCCGGGGGCGGCCGCTGTTCACGCTGTCACGGGCGTACATCGTGTCGGACGTGAGCCACACCGGGTTCAAGAGCGTGGACTTCGGGTGGGGCGAGGCGGTGTACGGCGGGCCGGCCAAGGGCGGCGAGGGGCTGATCCCCGCCGTAACCAACTACTTCTCCAGGTCCAAGAACGGCAAGGGGGAAGAGGGCACCGTGGTGCCCATCAGCCTGCCCAAGGACGCCATGGACAAGTTCCAGCTCGAGGTCGAAGGCCTCACCGCCGAGATCTAA